The proteins below come from a single Bacillus sp. 2205SS5-2 genomic window:
- the nfsA gene encoding oxygen-insensitive NADPH nitroreductase, translating to MNQTVETILNHRSIRKFTEQSLSQKQISVLIQSAQAASTSSFVQAYSIIGVSNQNKKEKLAQLAGGQEYVEKNGHFFVFCADLYRHQLMGEWEQKDITESLESAEKFMVATIDAALAAQNMSIAAESLGLGICYIGGIRNNLKEVDKLLEIPDRVIPLFGLSVGYPAHQPNQKLRLTQTSIYHEDVYEKDKKVMKEQIEAYDKQISAYYEERTRGERKDKWSEQMVAMFSFPKRLYLKQYLEGKGLNKK from the coding sequence ATGAATCAAACAGTTGAAACCATATTGAACCACCGTTCGATTCGAAAGTTTACCGAACAAAGTTTATCGCAAAAGCAGATTTCGGTGCTTATTCAAAGTGCGCAAGCGGCATCCACTTCTAGCTTTGTACAAGCTTATTCTATAATAGGGGTATCGAATCAAAATAAAAAAGAAAAGTTAGCTCAGTTAGCGGGTGGGCAAGAATACGTAGAGAAGAATGGTCACTTTTTTGTGTTTTGTGCAGATCTATATCGTCATCAATTAATGGGAGAATGGGAACAGAAGGACATTACGGAATCGCTTGAAAGTGCAGAAAAATTTATGGTTGCAACTATTGATGCGGCACTAGCGGCTCAAAATATGAGTATAGCAGCCGAGTCATTGGGTTTAGGAATATGTTACATTGGCGGTATAAGAAATAACTTAAAAGAAGTTGATAAGTTGTTGGAGATTCCAGATAGAGTAATTCCGCTGTTTGGATTATCTGTCGGTTATCCTGCTCATCAACCGAATCAAAAACTACGCTTGACGCAAACAAGTATTTATCATGAAGACGTGTATGAAAAAGATAAAAAGGTTATGAAAGAGCAGATTGAGGCCTACGATAAGCAAATTTCTGCTTACTACGAGGAGAGAACAAGAGGTGAGCGGAAGGATAAATGGTCAGAGCAAATGGTGGCGATGTTTTCTTTTCCAAAACGCTTGTATCTGAAGCAGTATCTTGAGGGTAAAGGATTAAATAAAAAGTGA
- a CDS encoding PrkA family serine protein kinase, with product MDILKRIEQFRDEEETLKWEGSFGDYLEILKEKPWVAQSAHSRVYHMIKDAGVEEVRGKRTYKFFNNQLFGLEEALERLVEEYFHPAAKRLDVRKRILLLMGPVSGGKSTLVAMLKRGLEAYTRTDRGAVYAIKGCPMHEDPLHLIPHHLREEYFNEYGIRIEGNLSPLNLMRLEQEYGGRIEDVLVERIFFLEDKRTGIGTFSPSDPKSQDIADLTGSIDFSTIAEFGSESDPRAYRFDGELNKANRGLMEFQEMLKCDEKFLWHLLSLTQEGNFKAGRFALISADELIVAHTNETEYRSFISNKKNEALHSRIIVMPVPYNLKVTQEERIYGKMINESDVADVHIAPHTLRVAAMFTILSRMKEPKRGDIDLIKKMRLYDGENVEGFNSADLEELQKEYQDEGMSGIDPRYVINRISSTIIRKEIPTINALDVLRSLKEGLDQHPSITNELREKYLNFISLARKEYDDIAKKEVQKAFVYSYEESAKTLMDNYLDNVEAYCNKSKLRDPLTGEEISPDEKLMRSIEEQIGISENAKKAFREEILIRISAYARKGKRFDYNSHDRLREAIQKKLFADLKDVVKITTSSKTPDEQQLKKVNEVVARLIDEHGYNSSSANDLLRYVGSLLNR from the coding sequence ATGGATATTTTAAAAAGAATTGAACAATTCAGAGATGAAGAAGAGACATTGAAATGGGAAGGGTCGTTTGGGGATTACTTGGAGATTTTAAAGGAAAAACCGTGGGTAGCACAATCTGCCCATTCTCGAGTGTATCACATGATCAAAGATGCAGGTGTCGAAGAGGTTAGGGGAAAAAGGACATACAAGTTCTTTAATAATCAACTATTCGGTCTAGAAGAGGCGTTAGAACGTTTAGTTGAAGAGTATTTTCATCCCGCAGCAAAAAGATTAGACGTTCGGAAGCGGATTTTATTATTGATGGGTCCAGTCTCAGGTGGTAAATCTACCTTAGTCGCTATGCTGAAAAGAGGGCTTGAAGCTTACACAAGAACAGATCGAGGAGCGGTGTATGCTATTAAAGGGTGCCCGATGCATGAAGATCCGCTTCATTTAATACCTCACCATCTTCGTGAAGAATACTTTAATGAATACGGGATTCGAATTGAAGGAAACTTATCACCACTGAACTTAATGAGGCTCGAGCAAGAATATGGTGGTCGAATTGAAGATGTTCTCGTAGAGCGTATTTTCTTCTTGGAAGATAAGCGTACTGGAATTGGAACTTTCAGCCCTTCTGATCCGAAGTCACAAGATATAGCGGATTTAACAGGTAGCATTGACTTTTCGACAATAGCTGAATTTGGATCGGAGTCGGATCCTCGTGCCTATCGATTTGATGGGGAGTTAAATAAAGCTAATCGTGGATTAATGGAATTTCAAGAGATGTTAAAGTGTGACGAAAAATTCTTATGGCATCTACTATCTTTAACACAAGAAGGAAACTTTAAAGCAGGAAGGTTTGCGTTAATTTCAGCAGATGAACTGATTGTGGCTCATACGAATGAAACCGAGTATCGTTCCTTTATCTCGAATAAAAAGAACGAGGCCTTGCACTCTCGTATTATCGTTATGCCTGTTCCTTATAACTTAAAAGTGACGCAGGAAGAAAGAATTTATGGAAAAATGATAAATGAAAGCGATGTTGCTGATGTTCATATTGCACCCCACACATTAAGAGTCGCGGCGATGTTTACGATCTTATCCAGAATGAAAGAACCGAAACGTGGGGATATAGATCTGATTAAAAAGATGAGATTGTATGATGGTGAAAATGTGGAAGGGTTTAATTCAGCTGACTTAGAAGAGTTGCAGAAAGAGTATCAAGATGAAGGAATGAGCGGGATAGATCCACGTTACGTGATCAACCGTATCTCTTCGACTATTATTAGGAAAGAGATTCCGACCATTAATGCTCTGGATGTCTTGCGCTCGTTGAAAGAAGGACTCGACCAACATCCATCGATTACAAATGAACTTAGAGAGAAATATTTGAACTTTATTTCACTAGCTCGGAAGGAATACGATGATATTGCCAAAAAAGAAGTTCAAAAGGCTTTTGTGTATTCCTACGAGGAGTCTGCGAAAACGTTAATGGATAACTACTTAGATAATGTAGAGGCATATTGTAATAAATCTAAGCTTAGAGATCCATTGACAGGAGAAGAAATTAGTCCAGATGAAAAATTAATGCGTTCAATAGAAGAGCAAATTGGAATATCTGAAAATGCGAAAAAAGCTTTCCGTGAAGAAATTTTGATTCGGATTTCTGCCTATGCACGAAAAGGAAAAAGGTTTGATTATAATTCTCACGATCGTCTTCGTGAGGCTATCCAGAAGAAGTTGTTTGCTGATTTAAAAGATGTCGTCAAAATTACAACTTCTAGTAAAACACCAGATGAGCAGCAGTTGAAAAAGGTGAATGAAGTTGTCGCAAGGCTTATTGATGAGCATGGATATAACTCTAGCTCTGCCAATGATCTCCTTCGCTATGTTGGAAGTTTATTAAATCGTTAA